The following proteins are co-located in the Theropithecus gelada isolate Dixy chromosome 19, Tgel_1.0, whole genome shotgun sequence genome:
- the FAAP24 gene encoding Fanconi anemia core complex-associated protein 24 isoform X2: MARVTAGAGDARCCVLYVTEADLVAGNGYRKRLVRVRNSGNLQGIVVVEKTRMSEQYFPALQKFTVLDLGMVLLPVASQMEASCLVIQLVQEQTKEPSKNPLLRKKRALLLSEPSLLRTVQQIPGVGKVKAPLLLQKFPSIQQLSNASIRELEQVVGQAVAKQIHAFFTQPR, encoded by the exons ATGCTGCGTTCTTTATGTCACCGAAGCTGATTTGGTGGCAGGAAATGGCTACAGAAAGAGGCTTGTTCGGGTTAGAAAT tcCGGTAATCTTCAAGGAATTGTAGTCGTTGAAAAAACCCGGATGAGTGAACAATACTTCCCAGCCCTACAGAAGTTTACTGTGCTGGACCTTGGAATGGTGCTGCTTCCAGTGGCCAGCCAGATGGAAGCATCCTGCCTCGTTATCCAGTTG GTTCAAGAGCAAACCAAAGAGCCCAGTAAGAACCCTCTTCTCAGGAAGAAACGGGCCCTGCTGCTGTCTGAGCCATCGCTCCTTCGAACCGTGCAGCAGATCCCAGGAGTTGGAAAAGTTAAAGCTCCCCTTCTCCTCCAGAAGTTTCCAAGCATCCAGCAACTGAGTAATGCTTCCATTCGGGAACTGGAGCAGGTGGTCGGACAAGCAGTGGCAAAGCAGATCCATGCCTTCTTCACACAGCCCAGGTGA